The following coding sequences are from one Campylobacter sp. RM16187 window:
- the fabD gene encoding ACP S-malonyltransferase codes for MKFSFIFPGQGSQAIGMGKEIYENFNDAKELLHNASDALSVDFKKLLFEENELINQSEFTQPAIVLNSLMCYLALKSKLNLEPNFSLGHSLGEFSALAVNSGFDFVDALKVVNIRGKLMQEACNGKDVSMMVVLGLNDQIVEEICVGAQKDGLQIYAANYNCDGQIVVAGVREHLAKFESVFKEAGAKRAMLLNMSVASHCPILSSASIGLVSHLEATLKDKFKSVISNATAKPYSSKNEALNLLKDQLVKPVLYKQSIQNSQSEIDIFVEFGSSVLKGINKKITNKPTYSVTDIKSLDEFLVFLEGK; via the coding sequence ATGAAATTTTCTTTTATATTCCCTGGTCAGGGGTCTCAAGCCATTGGAATGGGCAAAGAAATTTATGAAAATTTCAATGACGCTAAAGAGCTTTTGCATAATGCAAGTGATGCTCTTAGCGTAGATTTCAAGAAGCTTCTTTTTGAAGAGAACGAGCTGATTAATCAGAGTGAGTTTACTCAGCCTGCAATAGTTTTAAATTCTTTAATGTGCTATTTGGCTCTAAAATCAAAATTAAATTTAGAGCCAAATTTCAGCCTCGGACACTCTCTTGGAGAGTTTAGTGCCTTGGCTGTAAATAGCGGATTTGACTTTGTAGATGCACTTAAGGTGGTAAATATCAGAGGTAAGCTTATGCAAGAGGCTTGCAATGGTAAAGATGTGTCTATGATGGTTGTTTTAGGACTAAATGATCAAATTGTCGAAGAAATTTGCGTAGGCGCTCAAAAAGATGGTTTGCAAATTTACGCAGCAAATTACAACTGTGATGGACAGATAGTCGTAGCCGGAGTTAGAGAGCATTTGGCTAAATTTGAATCAGTATTTAAAGAGGCTGGGGCAAAGAGGGCTATGCTTTTAAATATGTCTGTTGCCAGCCATTGCCCTATTCTTAGTAGTGCAAGCATAGGTCTTGTTAGCCATCTTGAGGCGACATTAAAAGATAAATTTAAAAGTGTTATATCTAACGCAACTGCTAAACCATATAGTAGCAAGAATGAGGCTTTAAATTTATTAAAAGATCAGCTTGTAAAACCTGTTTTATATAAACAAAGTATTCAAAATTCACAAAGTGAAATTGATATTTTTGTAGAATTTGGTTCAAGCGTGCTAAAAGGGATCAATAAAAAGATCACTAATAAACCGACCTATTCTGTAACGGATATTAAGAGCTTGGATGAATTTTTAGTATTTTTGGAGGGTAAATGA
- a CDS encoding FKBP-type peptidyl-prolyl cis-trans isomerase, with protein MFYELKDAKTGEILESNMQEGGQISFLTGRGHIIQKLEDEVSLLKAGDTKRVIIEAADACGLYDESALQKLPKEQFAGIELKEGMELFGQGEDGSNVRVTVAKIDENEVTVDFNHPYAGKDLEFNVQITEVREATEDEIATGVVAHAHACGCGSGHGHKEGGCCGGHGHDHDEDGCCGGGHHHNDGGGCCGKHHH; from the coding sequence ATGTTTTATGAGCTAAAAGACGCTAAGACAGGCGAAATTTTAGAATCTAACATGCAAGAAGGCGGTCAAATTTCATTTTTGACAGGTAGAGGACACATAATACAAAAACTAGAAGATGAGGTTAGTTTACTAAAAGCCGGAGATACAAAGAGAGTTATTATAGAAGCGGCCGATGCTTGCGGACTTTATGATGAGAGTGCTCTTCAAAAATTACCAAAAGAACAATTCGCAGGAATTGAACTCAAAGAGGGAATGGAACTATTTGGACAAGGAGAGGACGGCTCAAACGTTCGCGTTACCGTAGCAAAAATAGACGAAAATGAAGTCACTGTTGATTTTAATCACCCTTATGCTGGTAAAGACCTAGAGTTTAACGTTCAAATAACAGAAGTTAGAGAGGCTACTGAAGATGAGATAGCTACTGGTGTTGTTGCTCATGCTCATGCTTGCGGATGCGGTAGTGGACATGGACACAAAGAGGGTGGTTGCTGCGGAGGTCATGGTCATGATCATGATGAAGATGGATGCTGTGGCGGAGGACACCATCATAATGATGGTGGCGGATGCTGCGGAAAACATCATCACTAA